From the Bacteroidia bacterium genome, the window TCCAATCGAACGGCTTGTCGAGTTTTTCGGCAGAAATATTTAACCGTTGGGGCGTTAAAGTATATACATGGACAGATCCACTCAAAGGTTGGGATGGCAGAAATACAGGCGGTACTGAAATGTCAGCCGGAACGTATTATTATCTCATCAACGCCACGGGAGTTGATGGAGTGAAATATGCAGAAAAAGGATTTATTACGCTTATACGATAAATAAAATTATCTAAAAAAGGCGCCTCGAAAAAATAATTTTTTGAGGCGCCTTTTTTTGCTTCTAAAAATTATTTTTTCGATCCTTCTTTTTTCTTTTCGTGAAATTTTATAAAGAAATAAGTGTCCGATATTTTTCTATTTTTGTAAGCCTTAAAAAAATATTTTTTCACCATGGAAGATGTAGCCACTTTGATGTCTAATTGTAGTAACGACGAATTGTTCGAGTTTGTGCATGAAAACACAAAGTATGAAGAGCTCGCTGTTCTCGGGGCTTTACAGGAATTAGACAAGCGTGGAAAAATGGACGATTTTGCTAAAAAGCTACAAGCGCAGCTACAAATTCACCTTCAAATCCAATCAGATAAAGTACAGATCATTGATCCGCAAATTGAACTTTTTTCTGAATGGACTGTTTTTGGATTTGCACTTTTTTTCTCTCCACTTTTTGGTGCTATTTTGTTGGCTTATAACATGCGCAAAATTGGAAAATCTAACAAAATAATTTTCCCAATTTTATTCGGATTGTTTTATTCAATTGGCGAAAATTTGTTACAACAACAAATTTCAAACACAGCTGCTTCGTATATTGTTTCGGTCATTGCTACACTTGTCGGAGCAATTATAATTAAAGAATTATTTTGGAAATTGTACATCGGAAAATCAGCGGCTTATACCAAAAAAAGTAATCTCGTTCCTATTTTAATTGGATTAACTATGTTTTTGTTTGTGATGGCTGTTTTAATTCATAATGGAGGAATTCCAACTTTGAAAAATTAATTTTCCGAATCCATATTTAACATTTTCCACACCATTTCCGATTCATAACCTTTTCCGATAAAATAACGAGCCGCTTTGTATTTATCTGTTTTTGATTTTTCTTTCGATAAATCGGGATATTTCTTTTCAAGTAATTTTTTTAAATTTTTCCGGCTATCGTTATCA encodes:
- a CDS encoding gliding motility-associated C-terminal domain-containing protein, whose product is QSNGLSSFSAEIFNRWGVKVYTWTDPLKGWDGRNTGGTEMSAGTYYYLINATGVDGVKYAEKGFITLIR